Proteins encoded by one window of Ascochyta rabiei chromosome 1, complete sequence:
- a CDS encoding Acetyl-CoA hydrolase yields MSVSAALKARVRRPSYLKKIAKAEDLIHHFPNDAYIGWSGFTGVGYPKKIPIALAEHVEKNNLQGKLKYNLFVGASSGAETENRWARNNMINRRSPHQVGKDIAKGINNGNIKFWDKHLSMFPVDLMYGFYTLDKPQNRLDVTIVEASAITEDGGIIPGASVGATPELVQMADKIIIEVNTASPNYEGLHDITMTDLPPNRKPYLVMSPEDRIGTPHVPVDPERVIAIVESDYADQTQPNAPADATSKAIAGNLIEFLEHEVSKGRLPANLLPLQSGIGNIANAVIEGLATGGANFKNLKVWTEVLQDSFLDLFDSGNLDFATATSIRFSPEGFERFYKGWEEYAPKLLLRSQQVSNSPEIIRRLGVIGMNTPVEVDIYAHANSTCVMGSRILNGLGGSADFLRSAKYSIMHTPSTRPSKNDPTGVSCIVPKVTHVDQTEHDLDVIVTEQGLADVRGMSPRERARVIINKCAHPDYKPILQDYFDKAEFECLRKGWGHQPHLLWNAYDMHKHLNEHGTMKLPKWDYTSAEAGMR; encoded by the exons ATGTCGGTCTCTGCGGCGTTGAAGGCCAGGGTCAGGAGGCCTAGCTATCTGAAGAAGATTGCGAAGGCGGAGGATTTGATTCACCACTTTCCCAATGATGCGTACATTGGATGGTCGGGTTTCACAGGCGTCGGCTACCCAAA GAAGATTCCTATTGCACTCGCTGAACATGTCGAAAAGAACAATCTCCAGGGCAAGCTCAAGTACAACTTGTTTGTCGGTGCGTCATCTGGCGCAGAGACTGAGAACCGATGGGCGAGAAACAACATGATCAACCGCCGATCGCCGCATCAGGTCGGTAAAGATATTGCGAAGGGCATCAACAACGGCAACATCAAGTTCTGGGACAAGCATCTGAGTATGTTCCCCGTGGACTTGATGTATGGATTCTACACACTCGACAAGCCACAAAACCGCCTGGATGTTACCATTGTGGAGGCATCTGCGATTACAGAGGATGGTGGCATCATCCCTGGTGCGTCAGTGGGCGCGACACCCGAACTTGTTCAAATGGCCGACAAGATCATCATTGAGGTCAACACCGCCAGCCCTAACTACGAAGGTCTCCACGACATCACCATGACCGACCTGCCACCTAACCGAAAGCCGTACCTCGTCATGTCGCCTGAAGATCGTATCGGCACACCCCACGTTCCGGTGGACCCCGAGAGGGTTATCGCCATCGTCGAGAGCGACTACGCTGATCAGACGCAGCCCAACGCTCCTGCGGACGCTACGTCAAAGGCTATTGCTGGTAACTTGATTGAGTTCCTGGAGCACGAAGTAAGCAAGGGACGTCTCCCCGCAAACCTCCTTCCTCTCCAATCTGGAATCGGCAACATTGCAAACGCGGTCATTGAGGGTCTTGCGACTGGAGGCGCCAACTTCAAGAACCTGAAGGTTTGGACAGAGGTTCTGCAGGACTCTTTCCTCGACCTGTTCGATTCTGGCAATCTTGATTTCGCAACGGCGACATCGATCCGTTTCTCGCCCGAAGGATTCGAGCGTTTCTACAAAGGCTGGGAGGAATACGCGCCAAAGCTGCTGCTCCGCTCGCAGCAGGTGTCGAACTCGCCTGAGATCATTCGCCGCCTTGGTGTGATTGG CATGAACACGCCCGTCGAGGTCGATATCTACGCTCACGCCAACTCGACTTGCGTTATGGGATCCCGCATCCTGAACGGTCTCGGTGGCTCAGCCGACTTCCTGCGTTCCGCCAAGTACTCCATCATGCACACACCGTCGACCCGCCCATCTAAGAACGACCCTACCGGTGTCTCCTGCATCGTGCCCAAGGTGACGCACGTCGACCAGACCGAGCACGATCTCGACGTCATCGTTACCGAGCAGGGTCTCGCCGACGTCCGTGGAATGTCTCCTCGTGAGAGGGCCAGGGTCATCATCAACAAGTGCGCTCACCCCGACTACAAGCCTATCCTCCAGGACTACTTTGACAAGGCTGAGTTCGAGTGTCTGAGGAAGGGATGGGGCCACCAGCCGCATTTGCTGTGGAACGCGTACGATATGCACAAGCACCTGAACGAGCACGGCACTATGAAGCTGCCCAAGTGGGACTACACAAGCGCTGAGGCTGGTATGAGGTAG